NNNNNNNNNNNNNNNNNNNNNNNNNNNNNNNNNNNNNNNNNNNNNNNNNNNNNNNNNNNNNNNNNNNNNNNNNNNNNNNNNNNNNNNNNNNNNNNNNNNNNNNNNNNNNNNNNNNNNNNNNNNNNNNNNNNNNNNNNNNNNNNNNNNNNNNNNNNNNNNNNNNNNNNNNNNNNNNNNNNNNNNNNNNNNNNNNNNNNNNNNNNNNNNNNNNNNNNNNNNNNNNNNNNNNNNNNNNNNNNNNNNNNNNNNNNNNNNNNNNNNNNNNNNNNNNNNNNNNNNNNNNNNNNNNNNNNNNNNNNNNNNNNNNNNNNNNNNNNNNNNNNNNNNNNNNNNNNNNNNNNNNNNNNNNNNNNNNNNNNNNNNNNNNNNNNNNNNNNNNNNNNNNNNNNNNNNNNNNNNNNNNNNNNNNNNNNNNNNNNNNNNNNNNNNNNNNNNNNNNNNNNNNNNNNNNNNNNNNNNNNNNNNNNNNNNNNNNNNNNNNNNNNNNNNNNNNNNNNNNNNNNNNNNNNNNNNNNNNNNNNNNNNNNNNNNNNNNNNNNNNNNNNNNNNNNNNNNNNNNNNNNNNNNNNNNNNNNNNNNNNNNNNNNNNNNNNNNNNNNNNNNNNNNNNNNNNNNNNNNNNNNNNNNNNNNNNNNNNNNNNNNNNNNNNNNNNNNNNNNNNNNNNNNNNNNNNNNNNNNNNNNNCTACTGCATGAGGTCATGGGACTGACCTCTTTCGACGACCTGAAAAACTTCAATGGTGAAGTTTTTGCTACATACCACGAAGCCTGCCTTAAACGCAGCCTGCTAGAAGACAGCGCTCAGAGGGACGCAACTATGGTGGAAGCAGCTACAATACGCTCAGCAAGGAGTCTTTGAAAGCTCTTTGCAGTACTACTGCAAACATGCAAACTCAGTGATCCTGTAACCTTATGGGAGAAATACAAGGAAGACCTTTCAGAGGACTACCACCACCAAGGACAACTTCTGTTGCCTCACTTGAACATCGGTTTCAATGATGAATTCTTCAACAGAGCACTCATTGACATTGAGGACAGCTTACTTATTACCACTGGTAATGACCTTTCATTTTATGGTCTTCTGAAAGTCAGCAGAACGGGCTTGTACAAACTACCAACAGGTGTTATTCAGGAAACAGCCTACGATGTCGTGGCTCTTCAACAATACATCAAGGAAAATGAGCTGAAGTTGCTTCAAGACCAGCAGCACACATACAGCACTGTCTACACTTCCATTTGTGAACACAAAGgaggtattttctttttagatGCCCCAGGAAGAACTGGTAAAGCATTCGTGACTAAACTCCTTCTTGCAAAAGTACGCCAGCAAAAGGGGATCGCCTTAGCTGTAGCTTCTTCCGGAATTGTCACGATTCTACTGCCCGGGTGTAGGACGGCTCATTCGACCTTCAAACTCCTGTTCAATGCTTCTGCGTCCGACTCAGCCACCTGCAGTATTACAAAAGACTCAGACAAAGCAGAAGTGCTGCGAAAGTGCCAGCTCATTGtttgggatgaatgcaccatgGCACATAAAGGAGCACTTGAAGCACTGAtgaccacagacacacacatgcacacatgtacacaagtatGCACAAATTGTTCACTCATCTGAACGAGGccgatgccagtggcatgtaaaaagcacctactacactctcggagtggttggcattaggaaggacatccagctgtaggaacattgccagatcagattggaacctggtgaggcttcctggcttgccaggccccagtcaaaccgtctaacccatgccagtatggaaaacggatgttaaatgatgatgatgatgatgatgattgagaatATTTTACagcaaaacaaatttgttttttgaCACTACACAGTCTGGATTATAGAAAATCTTTTACAAAGCAAATCGTGTTACATAAAGTTTCACTgtgattttcatatttcaatttaCACAGAATCACATTTCATTTCAGGTAAGTGAGcatccagaaaaatattttgcagtaagAAATTTGAAGCTTTTAGTATGTAAGTACAAAcaggttgttcttgttgttatggtTGGGAGGCAACACAAACACTGGATCACTGTCATAAATGTATTTCACTTGTTAAGTAAGAGGTTTAGTgtaatcaaccacaggacttgtTTATGTATCAAGTGAGGGATGATAGATAAAGTTAGCTCCTATGGCATTTGAAGTTGGAGCATAAATACTGAGAGGGATTCAGGATGAGGCTTGTGAATGGGAGTAATAGACTGAAATGCTCACTCTTTCactttaatgcattttttttttaattgacctTGTGAGTggtaatgaaaatatatgaatatactgtaATATTGAACCATGCAATACAATATAGATTTGAGAGataaaatattgtgtgtatgtgtgagagagagagaggagaatggaaaataaatctatcttttacttgtttcagtcattagactgtggccatgctagggcactaccttcaagggtttagctaaacaaatcagccccagaaCTTAtctgttaagcctggtacttattctgtcagtttttttttttgctaaactactaagttatgggaatgtaaacaaaccaacaacggttgtcaaacagtggtgagggacaagAACATatgcaaaaaatacacacacacacacacacacaggacaagtttctttcaatttctgtttcccatatccactcacaaggctttggccaaccaggactgaacccagaactatatggttggggagcaaacttcttacctcatagccacaagaatataaaattatcatGAATTAATGGTCAACCCTCTAAAGTGGCCACTCAGTCTTCTTGAATCAGCAGTCAAATAAGAGACACATTGGTCATTGTGATCATTTAATGCATCGTCTCAatgaaagacaagatggtcatgctTGAATGCATTTGACCATAGGTCTTTTGGTCAGAGTTGACTGatagttaaacaacagcaaaagataCATGTACAAAATacttaaacaggaaaaaaatgtgGAACAGCCAATTGTGGCTTTCAGAACACCAAAAATTCTGCTCTCTGCCTTGATGCAAAAGTGAAGTTTGTAGGGTGGggggagaggaaaaaagaaacaatgattaATAGAGCTCCTTGTAATTTCTCTGTCCAGGAATGAACAAACTCAGTTAAACCACAGAAGCAGTCCTTGTGAACTAAACAACTCTAACATTATACAAAGTCCTAAAACATCTTGTGGATCTCCAGAACCAGTTCAATCTCTAAATCAAGTTTCTCAACTCAACTCTCCATTTGTGAAGATCAATGTCAGATCTAATCAGAAACAAAAGGTATGACCTGTCTTTGCACATCTTTCACGCATCAGTCATGATCTGTATAGTTTTAACCAATATTATCACAGCCTgtgctgatggactggctcctgtgcaggtggcacgtaaaatacaccattttgagcatggccgttgccagtaccgcctgactggcctgaTGAGTTCAAATCAGCAGTGCCTAATTATCTCATTCCACCCAATCAATATTTGAATTATGGTAAATGGTCAATaatctgtttttgatttttaatcaaAGCAATTTTACCTCACCTATGCTTCTAATATCCTCAGGAAATGCATGACTATTGCACATCACTTCTCCATTTCTATAAATTTACCTTCTTTCtgatcaaaagaaaatattttttttactgacccctcaataaataaataatattccttGTTTACACAATTAGTGTTTATTTCCTTcgctttaataattttatttctaatttattgatCTTTTGAAACTATTTTAAAGGAATCCGATAACTTTTTAGCTTCCCATTCTGGAGTTTCTCCTTCCAACAGCTTGAGCAGTATGGATGATATCCCAAGAAATTTCTATGGTAAGTTCTTGGTCTTTAGAttcacatatttttcttctttttttgtttcatttaggtTCAATGATTCAGGAACTGAGCTGGGGTTGCTTAGTCCCAGGTCGGTCCTGATTCACTAGATAGAACTATGATCGAAGGTGCTGCATCTGTGATAATACTGTTATTAAATAAAAGGAATACAATAAATAGGAAATAGAGATAGTAACAAGTAATAAAGTGATACAATGAATACCACTTTATTAGCTGCCAGATATATAGCAAGTGATTATTTTGTGGGGTGGAGAATAAAAAAGGgattttcaaaatgtaaaaccCAAAATTTAAACCTTACATTGCAGCTGTCAGATGAATGGATGTTTAGTAAATAGTCATTGGAGAGTAAGAAAATAAGCACAAAAAgcattttaaagttaaaatattttcaaaataaaagatatttttttttttacattaaaaaattcaaaaaggTATTTCAAATTCTTAGTCTTTAATCTATAAATATACTTTCTTTAAAAACTTCTTCGTGTCACTGTTTCTTCTGTTTTGTAGTGATCATTGTATTTTTAAGTGTATCTGCTTTTTTAACTTAGATTCTGTTCAAAATAGGAAAGTATCGTATCCTTGGATTACTGAGTTTAAGATGAAGGCacaatttttaattgtttcttttatatcctCATCTACCCTGGAACTAATTGCAGCATCTTGATTTTGGGGATTAGCCACAATGTTATGTCCTGAGCTGAAAAAGTTTGGATTCATTCAATATTGTTATCGATTCCAATCATCGATGTCTTTATCCTCATGACTATGTAAAGCATTTTCTGTGGATATTGTTTTTACTATCTGCATTATTTGTTCTTTCCCATCACCTAACATTAGAAGCCATCATTATACACTTCATCatcaagcaagaaaataaataaaaatattcaatatgcatgcaaaaaaaataaaatgataggtTTAACAGAATAATGTGTAGGTGATGTGAGTGCAGAGAGTTGCATTCTTGTGGTTgaggaaagaaatagagaagaaacTTTTTTAATGTACCAAAATATATGACTTTCCTTATTTGCTATTTTATTGTTAGATTCAGATCATAGAGTAAAATCTAAGAGTGTTTCTTCTGAACTCTTGTATAAAGTCAATGATCCTGTGTTATATTCTGTTATTAGCATACTTCTCATTCTATTTTCTTAGCTTTCCCTTTTATTCTTCTCAGTAACTTTAGGCATTGTGATGGAGTATATGACAGATTAAATAGACTTACAATTCAGCAGTCAGTATTTCGCATGTTGTTGGCATTGTAGTTATTTTATATCATCTGAACCTAAGTTTTGTGGGCTTTTAAGGTGCTGGTGATAAATTTCGGTTTCGTGGTGTTGAGGTAAGTCACCCTCTAACTAGCATTCTAGTTTATCACTAGTAACATACCATGATAATTCTGGTGGTATCTCTTCCTATTGACGACTAGATGTGACTGAGGCATTGTAGAATGAAGTGAATACAACAGCTTTGGTCCAGTACCTTATTACACTGGCCATCCACAGATCTTCAGATGATACAGGATGGGGTGGGGTTGCAAAACTGTCATGAGTTGCAACACTTTTAATTTATACTTTAGAGGTTAACTGGCAACATTGTATTGCAAACATATCTGATTCActgcaacatgaaaataaaaacgaaacctctcatgatgttgatgatgattcaTATATTCTTAATTCAAGGCATATTGTTTTCTCCAgatatttgttgatatttcattgtaaaatacACCCACTCACCCCACACAATACTgatatttatcatttgttttattgtaGATGATGTTAACAATACAAAGACAAGGAAACTAGATAAAGGACCTTTCACCACACAAGATGACCCTAAAGAATCCGTTTCGAATGGCCTCTTTCTAACTATGGAAGGTTTTTATcctcttaaaaaaaatattctatttattacCTGTTTAGTCCACATAACTCTATATCACTCACTCCAAGCTAACTCGTTCTAGTTAattatttgtacaagttgaagACTGTCGGGCACCAAACTACATGCTTTACCAATAAATTGTCAGAGTTGTACCAGTCTAAGATAAAAAGgttttacagtatttgttctaaTCCTTGGCActctgaggttaactttgctttacACCCTTTTCTGATttggtaaaataaagtgccaatccagtgcagtggattggtagaactgTAAGAAGATTGGTCAGGATGCTTTGTGATATTAGTTTTGGTTCTTtgtgctccaagttcaaatcttactgtgGCCTGCTTGGGTGATAAACTTAATAtgtcacccagtttaacatcGGCACCCTCCTTTGCAGACCCATTCTGATGTAAGTATTtgagatatcttttttttttttttttgctagtttgAAAATAACTTCCCTGCTTCTCTCAGTGTCAGAGGTCCTATGAACACGGGACATAGGCACTGtctaaacaatgaaaaaaaatgtaattttgtgcCTCAATAATCTAAGTTCAAATGTTCCTGGAGCCCACGTGACTTTTCATTCGTCTGGAATTGACAAAATAATTGCCAGTGGTGTATTGGAGCTGAGTTGCTTTGTGTCATTTATTATCACTGCTAACAGGTTtacaaaataatcttttctactctaggcacaaggtctgacattttgggagaggggggggggcagtcgatcagatcaacgccagtacacagctggtgcttaatttatcaaccctgaaaggatgaaagcaaagtcgacctcggcagaatttgaactcagaacgtaaagacagacgaaatacatgGTTTACAAAATAATGTTGAAATTCAACATTGCTATGACCGAAgcttttctatatttatcttttaatatgAAGTTATTTTGCTGTGTCTAGGGCGAGTCATCataccaatataattaacacacacgcTGGTTcaattcccccaccaccacccaatTCATTTACTAAATGaccaatttcttttgtttttgtcatggcaaaaacaacaagaaattgatatttaataaatcagtggaattgaaccagtgtgtgtgtgggtgttaattatattggcatgatGATCCTCCCTTgagacaacaaaatttgtttcaacacacaaattcacataaagaatgttGCAGTCATTGATGATATTCCACAGTGAGGCAGAAAACCTATTTTTAATTCTTGTAAACCTATTTTTAAACCTATCATCCTATGTTAGCATtgaatatagatatgtacattaaaaaaaatttctctctttGACTATAATACCAGTGTTTTAATTTTCAGAATTGGACCAAGAACTGCAAACATTAAGCAATCAGTGGCAGCAGGTGTTTAAGTAAGTCATatgttccatttatttatattatgtattttgagAAGCATAGTGTTGTCGATTATAGGTTTCCAATGAGCCATTTACTTATTGACTATATTTCTGATAGGTCTCCAGTAAATTGAGCAGAAGGGCCTAAGCACTGTGGTTTGCCATGAGGCTTTGGTCCTTCTCCGACTGACAAGCAGTTCTAATCTCCCATTAACTAGGCCCCTAGGTAGAATCAGATGCTTTACTTAGCtgtagttttgtatatatgtatatgcaagtacatacaagtgtatacacacacacacacacacacatatatacacatagaggggggagagaagagtgagagatgaGAAGCAGGGAGAGTGGTATCTACATATGCACCAACACCTTTCTAGAGGAGCAAAGTTTGAATAAAAGTGAAGCCAGTGGCCTGGACAGCAGAGATAGAGTATAGATAAAAGTTGAGAGATTGGAGTTTTGCAGAGGAATCCTAAGTGTGATTTGCATGATAGTAAGGAAAATTGCTTTGCAGGTTAGACTTTAGTTTTTGGCATTTAGGGAGATTAGTGAGCCAGTATGCCATGGGGTCACAATAACTGCCTTGCAAGAGCCTTGTCTGAAGCATGCAGCAGtaaactctgctaaaggcactcaTGGCCAGGATGTAGTGAGTGTTGAGCCAAGCAGCATGATGTATGTAACctcttcggtgggatttgaacttagaatgtaaagatacaTAACTTAATAACCAGAAGGCTGTACTGATTTTGCtgacaaactactactactaataattataatttttaatctaaATACAAACAGTAATTCTAAGGTGGGGCATAGTAAGTTAGGTTGATATCTCCTACTTAGAAAGAAATGTAAAGTTATGTAACTAAATACAAGGCATTCTCACAATTGTGCCATCTACCACATTTTCCTACTTATCCAGAATTGGTTCAAGACCCCATCTAGGGAAAGAATTGAGTCAATTTTGTACTCTCGTTCCTCCTcaccaatagtaataataattctttctactataggcaggggcaagtcgattacatcgaccccagtactcaactggtacctattttatcaaccccggaaggctgaaaggtaaagttgtcctcaacagaatttgaactcagaacgtaaagctggaagaaaagctgttaagcattttgtcctgtgtactaatgattctaccagcttgtcaccttaataatcatcctttctactataggcacaaggcctggcaTTTTAAgagagggttagtcaattacattgacctccagtgcttaacgggtacttattttattgaccctgaaaggataagtcgaccccgacagaatttgaattcagaatgtaaagagccagaagaaatgttgcttagcgtgtgctaacgattctaccagcttgtcaccAATTATACTAATTAATAACTGTTACCAttcatctttctattttcttcttgtttcagtgACCTTcagaaatttgagaaatattaTTCAAACAGATTGGACAATCTGATTATAAAAGCTGAGAATTTGGAACATTCATGGaccacaaagaaagaaatattggcaCAGAAGTTAAAATCATTATCTCAAAATTTCGAAATCTAAAGTAATTTTATTGGTATTTCTGATTCATTTAATGAACAATTTACCTTCAttacatttcatttgttttacgtaatcattcttctttctctctgtatatgtatattagctGGTATggaatttaattaataatttctaaacagatacaaggccagaaatttgggagaGTTGATTATGTTGACCTTACAATTAGactggtattttaattttatcaatccaggttagatgaaaagcatagttaaccttggtaggatttgaattcagaatgtaaggaacCAGAACAGTTTAATTTTATCTGATGCTCCAATATACCACCCTTTGAAGGGTAACAGTAATGTTTTCTGCtctaacaatatattttaattgcaaaCAATTTTAGCAATCTTCAGTTTTAAATCACCAATTATTTTGCTTCCAATTTAAAGACAATACTATTAGTTATGACTGTAAGAAAGAATATGGACACTCCCAGGTTTGTCATTATGTTTTGGGTGCTCATTAGTCTGtcagaataatttattttgttatatctaATTTCAGgttaattaaattacaaaatagaaaatcAAAACCTGGCTACTCAATACTGttgtttttaatcctttagcatttaaacaggccatatccagcccaaatattctacctattttatgttcaaactggtcagatccagcctctcacatcaaccctaaaatgtcattctaaaaatgaacagttacctcatcaacatttcaatgctacaagataatgcatgataaatctaaaacaatgtgaattcaGTAGAGATGATGTTTTAACAGTCATTCTATGGCAGGAACAAAGAATGACAGAGTTAACAGCTAAGATCCAAATCTAAATGATATTGGACACTCTAGTATTGAGACCAACAAATCCAGTGACAAAACTCAAGCTACTATCTTACCAATTACACTCAGAGTACCTGACATTCCAATTTTCATAAATTAGATGCTATGATGTCTAGAGTAGACAGCAATAATGTCATTTATCAGTGTTAtaatctccttcattttctgtcaGATTATGTTaatagggcagcagactcgcggtcataggatcgtggtttcaattcccagaccgggcattgtgagtgtttattgagcgaaaacacctaaaactccacgaggctccagcaggggatggtggcgaaccctgctgtactcttccaccacaactttctctcactcttacttcctgtttctgttgtgcctgtaattcaaagggtcagccttgtcacactgtgtcatgctgaatatccccaagaactacgttaagggtacatgtgtctgtggagtgctcagccacttgcacgttaatttcacgagcaggctgttctgttaattggatcaactggaaccctcgatgttataagcgacggagtgccaacaacaatgttaaTTCTACAATGTGAAAGTACATGCACGAGTGTTTTAGTGAAATGTCTTAAATGTGCCAGAGAGACAAAAAACTAAAACCTGTAGCAATAGTTCAGAGCTGACCGAACAAAGTGTATTGTTGACTAACACTCCTGATACAGTTCTTGAGCTGATGGTTCAAGATACACTCATAATCTCTAGATTTCTTCAAAGAAGATGGGAGATGAAAGTGAATCAGTGATGTGAATGGCTTCAACTgagaatggaaaatgaaattatgaattaaGCCCACCATCTACATTACATAGTTCATTACAAATAAACcatatgtaaaaatgtatcaATTCACACACACGGTCAAAGAAGATATCCACTTGGTTTGAATATGTAAGGAATTTAACTACAGTTTAGATACAAAAAAGCAAGGTGAACTAAGACTCATCTGAAGCTCAGTGTTGGAGTAATTTGTTTCCTCATGCACAGGAGAAGGTAACTCAGTACTGAAACTtaccaatttattttgtatatttttttttatcaatgctaCCACTGTTTACAatagaattgtttttgt
This DNA window, taken from Octopus bimaculoides isolate UCB-OBI-ISO-001 chromosome 9, ASM119413v2, whole genome shotgun sequence, encodes the following:
- the LOC106869602 gene encoding uncharacterized protein LOC106869602 → MNEQTQLNHRSSPCELNNSNIIQSPKTSCGSPEPVQSLNQVSQLNSPFVKINVRSNQKQKESDNFLASHSGVSPSNSLSSMDDIPRNFYDDVNNTKTRKLDKGPFTTQDDPKESVSNGLFLTMEELDQELQTLSNQWQQVFNDLQKFEKYYSNRLDNLIIKAENLEHSWTTKKEILAQKLKSLSQNFEI